AGCGAGAGCCCACCTAACAATTCGTAAACACGGCCACCGAGCCCTGTAATTCCCTTTCCCAATAGCCAATACTCCATGAGAAATGCAATTCCAGCGAAAACAAACACAAGACTTTCGTGCATGAGAAAAGGGTCGATATTTTCTCGGAGAATCACCAAAATGACGAGGATCCAGAAGAAAATTCCCACTGCTGCTTGCTGAAAGAAAGCGAATCGGTACGTTGCATGACCAGAGAAcgttaagaagaagaaaatctcgGATAATGAGGCAATGGGGAGGGCGATAAGAAGGACGTATAAATCAATGTTTTTCCATCTGGGTTCTGACATATACCATAGCTTTGATCTGTAGACGCATGGGTTCTTGAGATATAAAGAGAATGAGCAGAGGAGGCGACGAATTCCaattgggaagaagaagagaaatgcTAAGAAATGTGTTGCAAATGATCCCATTTTTCTGTTCTGCTTTCCCTATTTTCTTCTGCTGTGGAAGAGAACGCAAAATTCTTGTCTAGTTCTTCCCTGATAGAGATTCAAATCCATAGCAGATCATAGTTCTTGGTGTATTACCCTTCataattttctgaaaaaattctGCAGAGATGTGTTTAGAGTTTCATTCAAATAAGAACAACATCAgttgacgaagaagaagaaatccgtAGAACCCAGATGGAAAAACCATCATCATCGACTGTCGACATCAAGCTTTTGACATAAGAAAACTAAAATCTGTGGAAATCAAGTTTCTTTTGTCTCACTAGCCCAATTTCCGCATTCTGATTTTGGACCGGTAAGGGCCAATcacaaaaaaggaagaaaactaATTCATTTTTCAAAGCTATGAAAGATTCAATTGCTACATAATACAAACAGGCCCTTAGGTCCTCTAAATAGAAGTTCTTTTGCACAATAACGTAAAACCAAAGAGTTTACATGAGAAATGACGGATCTGGCTTTCAAGGTTTGAACTTGTGATCAATATGTTGCAATAGTGTAACTTAACTAT
This Macadamia integrifolia cultivar HAES 741 chromosome 10, SCU_Mint_v3, whole genome shotgun sequence DNA region includes the following protein-coding sequences:
- the LOC122092217 gene encoding uncharacterized protein LOC122092217, with the translated sequence MGSFATHFLAFLFFFPIGIRRLLCSFSLYLKNPCVYRSKLWYMSEPRWKNIDLYVLLIALPIASLSEIFFFLTFSGHATYRFAFFQQAAVGIFFWILVILVILRENIDPFLMHESLVFVFAGIAFLMEYWLLGKGITGLGGRVYELLGGLSLLCAAACFYLSFRPTAFFAEVVLSSCLIFKGTWVLQAGLSLYSDTFSLKGCRKISMSPAKATTDIQCDLEVDRLRGVALMNLLFVLHLIGILLMSFCVFGALSCNRNLRCGEGTGPSLADLEAESMLMRPLPEFELE